The DNA region TTTGTTTCACTTAAAGAAAATAATTTTACATCGGATAAATCACGTATTCTAGGAGCAAATCTGAATCCTAAAAGATGAGTAAGTCCAAATACTTGATCAGTATATCCAGCTGTATCTGTGTAGTGTTCTAATATATTTAAATCAGTTTCATGATTTAAAAGCCCATCTAAAACATGAGTAGCATCTCTAGAATTTGTATTAATTACTTTCGTATAGAAAGATGAAAATTGGTCACTTGTAAATCTATAAATAGTAGCACCTTTTCCAGTCCCATAGTGAGGATTAGAATCAGCATGAAGCGATGTAACTCCTAATTGCATACGCATCCCATCCGAAGATGAAGTAGTTCCATCACCCCAATATTTTGACATGTTTAGTTTAGTATGAAAATTAACAAGGTTAACTTGAGCTCTATTTAAAGCATCTTCATGCATTCTCCACTGTGAAATATATGCCATTTGCTTATACGATATCCCTGAAGCAGCATCTGCCATTTTTGTAAGACCTATATTTGTTCCCATTCCTATTAAAGCTGCTATTAGAGTTATTTTTTCACTGTTATCTGGCTTTTTATTCGTTGATGCATGAATAAACTCTTCATGGAATCCTGTTATATTTACAACATCTATTAAAAGATCTGTTAAATTAATTCTGGGTATAAGTTTATATAATTTTGAACTCAGTTGTTCTGCTTCTAGAGGAATATTTTTTTCCAATCTTGAAATTGAAATTTTTCCATTTTCAATAGAGATTCCTTTTATTTGATTAATATTTTTAGAAAACCATCTCAGCCTTTTATCCATGCTTAATTTTCTCTCGGTAAAATAATCTTCCAATTCTAAGCTCACAGCTAATCTAGAAAAAATTTTAGATTCTTGCCATTCATCTTTTGAAAATAGATACTCTTCAAAATCCATATACTGTCTACTTCCAGAAATAGATATATCTCCAGCTCTAATATGTTCTCTAAGTTCAGAGAGAACGGCCATTTCGTAGTAATGTCTATTGATACTGTTATCTTTTTCAAATACATATTTACTCCATCTTTTAGAGATAAAATCTATTGGAGCATCTTCAGGAATTTTCCTTTTCCCACTCTCGTTAATATCTTTAAGTATATCAATTCCTTCAATTAAAGATTCATTAGCTTTTGTAGATTTAAATTCTAATAGATGTAAAAATTTTGGAGTATATCTTCTTAAAAAATAAAATCTTTTTTCTAATAAATCTAAATAATCATAATCTACTGGCCTTGCTAATTTCTCAGCTTCATTTACAGATAAAACAAAATTTTCCCAATTAACAATAGTTTCAAGAGCTTTAAACGGATCTATCCCTTCCTCTTTGGCTTTAATTAAAGATTTTCCTATACTTGCAAATTGAACTATTTTTTCATTTAACTTTTTCCCATTATTTTTTTGTATCTCTTCTTGAGCTTTTCTTCCTTTTGAAATCAGTGTTAACATTTGTCTATCATGAACTTCAAAAGCCTTATCTATCAGGTCTTTAGAAAGATTTATTAAAAGAATTGTTAATAGTGCATATCTTTTATTTTCTTTGAAATCTCTAAAAGCATAAGGTTCATATCTCATAGCCATTCTATAGAGTTGTAATAATCTATTTGAGTGAAAATGTTGAACTAAA from Cetobacterium sp. ZOR0034 includes:
- a CDS encoding Tn3 family transposase; amino-acid sequence: MSLRGKELFSQEQREMFMKIPEDELSLARYYTFSKYDLEIIQRHRRDENKIGFALQLAVLRYPGWPYSYIKSIPKIVISYIAKQIGTGIVPARRYPQRDNTLWQHMKEIKEEYGFISFGEVEHKKVFNYIYKLSLENEDTLYLFDECLNFFRKNKIILPGITTIENLIWEAKNEAEKILFDTLNNSLSEEQKEKLNSTLLVQPNIEERSRTTLGWLKTPTGFPSPETFLKLADKIEYIKDLHLDISLVQHFHSNRLLQLYRMAMRYEPYAFRDFKENKRYALLTILLINLSKDLIDKAFEVHDRQMLTLISKGRKAQEEIQKNNGKKLNEKIVQFASIGKSLIKAKEEGIDPFKALETIVNWENFVLSVNEAEKLARPVDYDYLDLLEKRFYFLRRYTPKFLHLLEFKSTKANESLIEGIDILKDINESGKRKIPEDAPIDFISKRWSKYVFEKDNSINRHYYEMAVLSELREHIRAGDISISGSRQYMDFEEYLFSKDEWQESKIFSRLAVSLELEDYFTERKLSMDKRLRWFSKNINQIKGISIENGKISISRLEKNIPLEAEQLSSKLYKLIPRINLTDLLIDVVNITGFHEEFIHASTNKKPDNSEKITLIAALIGMGTNIGLTKMADAASGISYKQMAYISQWRMHEDALNRAQVNLVNFHTKLNMSKYWGDGTTSSSDGMRMQLGVTSLHADSNPHYGTGKGATIYRFTSDQFSSFYTKVINTNSRDATHVLDGLLNHETDLNILEHYTDTAGYTDQVFGLTHLLGFRFAPRIRDLSDVKLFSLSETKVSKNLESILKGKINEKIIKENYDDVLRLASSIREGKVSSSLILSKLGSYSRQNSISTALREMGKIEKTIFILDYLSDEKLRRKIHRGLNKGEAMNGLARAIFFGKQGELRERTIQNQLQRASTLNIIINAISIWNTIYLEKAVQYLKTIEEVDEALLSNISPLAWEHINFLGEYKFDSDCCTTSLEFLRELNID